One part of the Humulus lupulus chromosome 9, drHumLupu1.1, whole genome shotgun sequence genome encodes these proteins:
- the LOC133800000 gene encoding probable protein phosphatase 2C 55 → MKMVCEHCYGAKDHDLGEDAHFVCSTEQIIGVADGVGGWAKKGIDAREYARQLMLNSVNAFVNNTTDPIGTLEQAFMANAYADIQGSSTPCILRHNDGVLHAANVGDSGFMVFRNNL, encoded by the coding sequence ATGAAGATGGTGTGCGAACATTGTTACGGTGCAAAAGACCACGATCTAGGAGAAGACGCTCACTTCGTCTGCTCAACTGAGCAGATCATCGGAGTAGCCGACGGAGTCGGCGGCTGGGCCAAGAAAGGCATAGACGCCCGCGAGTACGCTCGCCAACTCATGCTCAACTCAGTCAACGCCTTCGTTAACAACACCACCGACCCAATAGGGACTTTAGAACAAGCCTTCATGGCCAACGCTTACGCCGACATTCAAGGTTCCTCCACCCCCTGCATCCTCCGCCACAACGACGGCGTTTTGCACGCAGCCAACGTAGGCGACAGCGGCTTCATGGTGTTCAGGAACAACCTTTGA